In Vicugna pacos chromosome 10, VicPac4, whole genome shotgun sequence, the following proteins share a genomic window:
- the LOC102542265 gene encoding olfactory receptor 8J2, with amino-acid sequence MAPGNLTQVTEFILMGVSDRPELQIPLFCVFLVIYGLIVAGNVGIITLTSVDAQLQTPMYFFLRHLAIINLGNSTVIAPKMLVNFLATKKTISYYGCAAQLGGFLVFIVAEIFMLAAMAYDRYVAICNPLLYMMVVSPQTCLLLASLTYLYSLTTALTVSSCVFSVSYCSSNVINHFYCDNVPLLALSCSETYIPETAVFTFSGTNLFFSIIIVLTSYFNIALAILRMRSSEGRRKAFSTCASHMMAVTVFYGTLLFMYLQPRTNHSLDTDKMASVFYTLVIPMLNPLIYSLRNKDVKDALKRFLDNPCHSLKIV; translated from the coding sequence atggcTCCCGGGAATCTCACTCAAGTGACAGAATTCATACTAATGGGAGTCTCAGACCGTCCGGAGCTCCAGATCCCGCttttctgcgtgttcctggtcatCTACGGGCTGATCGTGGCAGGAAACGTGGGCATCATCACTCTTACTAGTGTTGACGCCCAGCTTCaaacccccatgtacttcttcctccgGCACTTGGCCATCATCAATCTTGGCAATTCTACAGTCATTGCCCCTAAAATGCTGGTGAACTTCTTggctacaaagaaaaccatatCTTACTATGGATGTGCAGCTCAACTGGGTGGGTTCTTAGTTTTTATCGTGGCTGAGATTTTCATGCTGGCTGCCATGGCTTACGACCGCTACGTGGCGATTTGCAACCCCCTGCTCTACATGATGGTGGTCTCCCCACAGACCTGCCTCCTGCTGGCATCCCTCACGTACCTCTACAGCCTGACCACCGCGCTGACTGTCTCCTCCTGTGTGTTCTCTGTGTCCTACTGCTCCTCCAATGTGATCAATCATTTTTACTGTGATAACGTCCCCTTGTTAGCGTTGTCCTGCTCTGAGACCTACATTCCAGAAACAGCAGTGTTTACCTTTTCGGGGaccaacttgtttttctctataaTTATTGTTCTCACATCATACTTCAACATTGCCCTGGCCATTTTGAGGATGCGTTCGTCTGAGGGGCGACGGAAAGCCTTTTCCACCTGTGCTTCCCACATGATGGCTGTCACTGTGTTTTATGGGACTCTCCTCTTCATGTATCTGCAACCAAGGACCAACCACTCATTGGATACCGATAAAATGGCCTCGGTCTTCTACACGCTAGTGATTCCAATGCTGAACCCCCTCATTTACAGCCTAAGGAACAAGGATGTGAAGGATGCATTGAAGAGATTCCTGGATAACCCATGTCATTCACTCAAAATAGTATAA
- the LOC102525727 gene encoding olfactory receptor 8K3-like: MAWMDRHNHTVLKEFILTGITDRPELQAPLLGLFLVIYVISVVGNLGVVILTKVDSRLQTPMYFFLRHLAFIDFGYSTTVGPKMLVNFISDQNTIPYNRCATQLAFFILFIISELFVLSAMAYDRYVAICNPLLYSAVMSQSMCWVLVGVPYLYSASMSLITTIKIFTSSFCGYNVISNFYCESLPLLSLLCSSTREIELFILICSVFDLVSSLLIVLVSYILILKAILRMNSAEGRRKAFSTCGSHLTVVVVLYATLCFMYMQPKSSHSFNSDKIASVFFTLVIPMLNPMIYSLRNREVKGALHRMWKNLCKFPIQSSIDNAYKTN; encoded by the coding sequence ATGGCCTGGATGGACAGACACAATCACACGGTGCTGAAAGAATTCATTCTCACGGGCATCACAGACCGCCCTGAGCTGCAGGCTCCATTACTTGGGCTCTTCCTCGTCATCTACGTGATCTCAGTGGTGGGCAACTTGGGCGTGGTCATCCTCACCAAGGTGGACTCCAGGCTGCAGACACCCATGTACTTCTTTCTCAGACACCTGGCTTTCATTGATTTTGGTTATTCAACAACTGTGGGGCCCAAAATGTTGGTAAATTTTATTAGTGATCAAAACACAATCCCCTATAATCGGTGTGCCACACAGCTGGCTTTCTTCATCTTGTTCATCATCAGTGAGCTTTTCGTCCTGTCGGcaatggcctatgaccgctatgtggccatctgtaacCCTCTGCTCTACAGTGCAGTTATGTCCCAAAGCATGTGCTGGGTGCTGGTAGGAGTCCCCTACCTTTACAGTGCCTCTATGTCTCTGATAACCACCATAAAGATATTTACTTCATCATTCTGTGGCTATAATGTCATTAGTAACTTCTACTGTGAGAGTCTTCCCTTGTTAAGTTTGCTGTGCTCAAGCACCCGGGAAATTGAGTTGTTCATACTGATCTGTTCAGTGTTTGATTTGGTTTCATCTCTTCTGATTGTCCTTGTGTCCTACATACTGATCCTTAAGGCCATCCTCAGGATGAACTCCGCAGAAGGCAGGCGcaaagccttctccacctgcGGGTCTCACCTGACAGTGGTAGTTGTGTTATATGCGACTCTCTGCTTCATGTACATGCAGCCTAAGTCCAGTCACTCCTTCAATTCTGATAAAATAGCCTCTGTGTTTTTCACTTTGGTAATTCCCATGCTGAATCCTATGATCTACAGTTTGAGGAACAGAGAGGTCAAAGGTGCCCTGCATAGGATGTGGAAGAATCTGTGCAAATTCCCTATACAAAGTTCAATAGACAATGCATATAAAACAAATTAG
- the LOC102525971 gene encoding olfactory receptor 8K3-like produces the protein MVWMHKRNLTMLNEFILIGITDLPELQDPLFGLFLIVYMVSVVGNLGLIILTKIDSRLQTPMYFFLRYLAFTDLGYSTAVGPKLLVDLAVDDHAISYSWCAAQLTVFGVFIISELFILSAMAYDRYVAICNPLLYTVIMSQRLCQALVAIPYLYSVFLSLLTIIKIFTSSFCDYNVIRHFYCDTQPLISLLCSDTLEIKLIILIFSAFNLVSSLLIVLVSYTLILVAILKMNSAEGRRKSFSTCGSHLTVIVIFYGTLFFMYVTPKSSDSFDADKMASLFYALVIPMLNPMIYSLRNKEVKNALLRTWRMCAIILLKIDCRIC, from the coding sequence ATGGTCTGGATGCACAAACGCAATCTGACAATGTTGAATGAATTCATCCTAATAGGAATCACGGACCTCCCTGAGCTGCAGGATCCATTATTTGGACTCTTCCTCATTGTATACATGGTCTCAGTGGTGGGTAATCTGGGCTTGATCATCCTCACCAAGATAGACTCCAGGCTGCAAacacccatgtactttttccttaGATACCTGGCTTTCACTGATCTTGGTTATTCAACAGCTGTGGGACCCAAATTGCTAGTCGACTTGGCTGTAGATGACCATGCAATCTCTTATAGCTGGTGTGCTGCCCAGCTGACTGTCTTCGGTGTGTTTATCATCAGTGAACTTTTCATTCTGTCTGcaatggcctatgaccgctatgtggccatctgtaacCCCCTGCTCTACACAGTCATCATGTCCCAAAGATTATGTCAGGCACTCGTGGCAATCCCCTATCTCTACAGTGTCTTTTTGTCTTTGCTGACCATCATAAAAATTTTTACTTCATCATTTTGTGACTATAATGTCATTAGGCACTTCTACTGCGACACTCAGCCACTGATCTCTTTGCTCTGCTCAGATACACTGGAGATTAAGTTGATAATTCTGATCTTTTCAGCTTTTAATTTGGTTTCATCTCTTCTGATAGTCCTTGTGTCCTATACTTTGATCCTGGTCGCCATCCTCAAGATGAACTCTGCAGAAGGCAGGCGCAAGTCTTTCTCCACCTGTGGGTCTCACCTGACAGTGATAGTCATATTCTATGGTACTCTGTTCTTTATGTATGTGACGCCCAAATCCAGTGATTCATTTGATGCTGATAAGATGGCTTCTTTATTTTATGCTTTAGTAATACCCATGCTAAATCCTATGATCTACAGTTTGAGGAACAAAGAGGTGAAAAATGCCTTACTTAGAACCTGGAGAATGTGTGCAATTATTCTACTTAAAATTGACTGTAGGATATGCTaa
- the LOC102542501 gene encoding olfactory receptor 8K3-like, with protein sequence METHNGTVLSEFILMGITDRPELQALLFGLFLIIYMISVVGNLGMVILTKVDSRLQTPMYFFLRHLALTDLGYSTTVGPKMLVNFVVDQNTISYYFCATQLAFFITFIISELFILSAMSYDRYVAICNPLLYTVIMSQRVCRVLVAVPYLYSTFVSLLVTVKIFNSSFCGYSVISHFYCDSLPLISLLCSNTHEIELIILILSGLNLILSLLIVVVSYLLILVAILRMNSAEGRRKAFSTCGSHLTVVTVFYGTLIFMYVKPKSSHSFDTDKVASIFYTLVIPMLNPLIYSLRNKDVKYALHRMQKNLCHIFS encoded by the coding sequence ATGGAAACACACAATGGAACCGTGCTGAGCGAGTTCATTCTCATGGGCATCACAGACCGCCCTGAGCTGCAGGCTCTGTTATTTGGGCTCTTCCTCATCATCTACATGATCTCAGTGGTGGGCAACTTGGGCATGGTCATCCTCACCAAGGTGGACTCCAGGCTGCAGacacccatgtacttcttcctcagaCACCTGGCTCTTACTGATTTGGGTTATTCAACAACAGTGGGCCCCAAAATGTTGGTAAATTTTGTTGTGGATCAAAATACAATCTCCTATTACTTTTGTGCAACACAGCTGGCTTTCTTCATCACGTTCATTATCAGtgaactttttattttgtcagcaatgtcctatgaccgctatgtggccatctgcaaccCTCTGCTCTACACAGTCATCATGTCCCAAAGGGTGTGCCGAGTGCTGGTGGCAGTCCCCTACCTCTATAGCACATTTGTGTCTCTTCTAGTCACTGTAAAGATATTTAATTCATCCTTCTGTGGCTACAGTGTCATCAGTCATTTCTACTGTGACAGTCTCCCCTTGATATCTTTGCTTTGCTCGAACACACATGAAATTGAATTAATCATTCTTATCTTATCAGGATTGAATTTGATTTTGTCCCTTTTGATAGTTGTTGTGTCTTACTTGCTCATCCTTGTAGCCATTCTCAGGATGAACTCTGCTGAAGGTAGGAGGAAGGCTTTCTCTACCTGTGGATCCCACCTGACAGTGGTCACCGTGTTCTACGGGACTTTGATATTTATGTATGTGAAGCCCAAGTCCAGCCATTCCTTTGACACTGATAAAGTGGCATCTATATTTTATACCCTTGTCATCCCCATGTTAAATCCCTTGATCTATAGCTTGAGGaacaaagatgtaaaatatgccctacacagaatgcagaaaaatCTCTGCCATATCTTTTCTTAA
- the LOC102526217 gene encoding olfactory receptor 8K3-like, translating to METHNLTMLSEFILMGITDRPELQAPLFGLFLVIYVISVVGNLGMVILTKVDSRLQTPMYFFLRHLALTDLGYSTTVGPKMLVNFVVDQNTISYYFCATQLAFFIMFIISELFILSAMSYDRYVAICNPLLYPVIMSQKVCQMLVAVPYLYSTFVSLLVTIKLFNLSFCGYNVINHFYCDNFPLISLLCSNTHEIEYMIMIFSAFNLIFTLAIVLMSYLLIFVAILRMNSAEGRRKAFSTCGSHLTVVTVFYGTLTFMYVKPKSRHSFDTDKVASVFYTLVIPMLNPLIYSLRNKDVKYALQRMWKKLCHTCS from the coding sequence ATGGAAACACACAACCTAACTATGCTGAGCGAGTTCATTCTCATGGGCATCACAGACCGCCCTGAGCTGCAGGCTCCGTTATTTGGGCTCTTCCTCGTCATCTACGTGATCTCAGTGGTGGGCAACTTGGGCATGGTCATCCTCACCAAGGTGGACTCCAGGCTGCAGacacccatgtacttcttcctcagaCACCTGGCTCTTACTGATCTGGGTTATTCAACAACAGTGGGCCCCAAAATGTTGGTAAATTTTGTTGTGGATCAAAATACAATCTCCTATTACTTTTGTGCAACACAGCTGGCTTTCTTCATCATGTTCATTATCAGCGAACTTTTTATTTTGTCAGCAATgtcctatgaccgctatgtggccatctgcaaccCTCTGCTCTACCCAGTCATCATGTCCCAGAAGGTGTGTCAGATGCTGGTGGCAGTCCCCTATCTCTATAGCACGTTTGTGTCTCTTCTAGTCACcataaaactttttaatttatcCTTCTGTGGCTATAATGTCATCAATCATTTCTACTGTGACAATTTCCCCTTGATATCTTTGCTTTGCTCGAACACACATGAAATCGAATATATGATAATGATTTTCTCAgcttttaatttgattttcacCCTTGCGATAGTTCTCATGTCTTACCTGCTCATCTTTGTAGCTATTCTCAGGATGAACTCTGCTGAAGGTAGGAGGAAGGCTTTTTCTACCTGTGGATCCCACCTGACAGTGGTCACCGTGTTCTACGGGACTTTGACATTTATGTATGTGAAGCCCAAGTCCAGACATTCCTTTGACACTGATAAAGTGGCTTCCGTGTTTTACACCCTTGTCATCCCCATGTTAAATCCCTTGATCTATAGCTTGAGGaacaaagatgtaaaatatgctctacaaaggatgtggaaaaaactCTGCCATACCTGTTCTTAA